Part of the Triticum urartu cultivar G1812 chromosome 2, Tu2.1, whole genome shotgun sequence genome, TACACGCGTTAGAACTAGTCCCTTCAACTTGTAGTCACTTGCTTTTGCAAAAAGTATTCATctttattctatttacatgagtagcTTTCAGTGGTGGTGGCTCTGATTTTCTATGGGAGGTGGATGAGAACAAAGGTGTGTGCGTAGTAGAAAAATGATACCCGGACATTGCATTTCTCTTTGTATATAATGTGGTCATTTTGTTACTATTTGGAATATCATTGGATTGCTCTGATTCTAAACATGCGGTGTAATATCTTTGGACTACTCTTATTTTAAAAACAGtttataaaaaatggaattgccCATTTTTAAAGAAAAACTAGTAGTTCGAGTATAAATCACGAAAAGGTCTCTATGTTTACCAGAAAATTATGATTTTCCCGTTACAGAAAAAACCAAGAAGCTCAAATTAAAAATATAGAGCAGAACAAAAATAACAGAGCACTTTGAAGCGGATATTTCACCGTTTCTAAATTAAAAAAAATTATGACTGAAGCGACGATTGAATCCAACCTTCCCAGGCATCACCATTCTTCCTTCTCGCCTAGCCAACAACGCGCCGCCGTCCACTTGTGAGGCTCCACCCACTAGTATAAGAGACAAGACAATTTTGTACATGAGAACTTCATCTATTACTGCTCAAAATTAAGGGGAGTTCGATTGTTTATGCTTGTGGGGCTGTAACCTTTTTCATTTGACTACCAAAAAATGTGTGGAtgtgatgtgtgtgtgtgcttAGTACACAAAATGAGAAAAACTATATTTTCTCATGTAGAACGAAGAAAACAACCGAGAAAGAGAAGGAACTTCGATGTTTACTACAAATTATTGAGATTTTTTCATTACTAAAAGGAAAATAAAACTTAAAAAGGTGATTGTCTCGTTAAAAAAACTAGAAGTCCAAATACATATAATAGAGTGGTTCAATGCTTATTACTACATTAGGATTTTTTCTGTTACTAAAGAATAACACAAGAAGGCCAAATTAAAAAAATAGAGCAACTCAAAATTTATAGAGAAAATGGAATTTCCCCGTTCTACAAAAAACCTAgaggttcaaatttaaataatGGGGAAGTTCAATGTTTATTACAATATCAAGAAGGTCAAATTAAAATAAACCCGAGCAATTCAAAAAGTTTAGAAAAACTGATTTTTTTCCTTCTTTTAGAAATAAGACATAGAAGTTCAACTTTAAGTAATTGAGCGGTTTGATATTTATTACATAACCAGGACTTTTCCCCTTACTAATGAATAACACCAAGATGTCCAAAATTAAAAAATATGAAGTTGTTTGATGTTTATAAAAACTTAGATTTTCCCCAATGCTAAAGattaaaaccaagaagttcaatttcaaAAAATGGAGTAGTTCAATGTATTTAAAAAACTCATGTTTTTCATGTTACTAGAGAATAAAAGTAAGAAATTCAATTGGAAAAAGCGGACCATTTTGATATTTATTATAAAAACTAGATTTTTCtagttactaaagaataaaaccaaTAAGTTTAATTCCAAAACAACGAAGAAGTTTGATGTTTCAAAAAAACCCTATAATTTCCACATTtctaaaaatacaaaaataaagTTCAAATAAAAAAAGGTAGAGTGGTTCAATATCTATAcaaaactcagatattttcacgtaaccgagagaagttcagtttgataactgccagaagttcacgtactacgcGGTCTGCATGAAATTTTTGTATGAAAGAATTTTCAATGTATGAAAAAAATTAATGAAAAAGCAAAGGCCGAAagttttgttgctagaagttcaactGCTCGGCGTGAGACAGTTCAAAAATTCTCGTGAGAGAGGTTGAATAAAAATACGTGACAGAAGTTAAAGGTGAAAACAGCAgtaagttcaactactacacaaAATGCATTTCAGACAAGAATATAAGAATAGAAAACAAAAAacttaaaaggtttgttgaaaaAAGTTCAAGGGCTCTGTCCagggaagttcaaaaattcttgcgagcgaggttcaccttgtatttcgATGTCGATTTATTTGTATAAAAATCAAATATaattctttactcaaaatataaaaaggtgaagttcaaattgaaataacagagaagttcggagtttattaaaacctaggatttacctattcaaaaaataaaaaacacaacaccattttttgcacttttaaaaacaactcataaacgaaaaaaatggttgagaagttcaagtgctcaacgaggaaaagttcaaaaaattcttgtgagagaggttcaccgtgtatttagatgtccaaaatacataaaaaatatgttgttttttgtgttttaaaataattctctcaaactAGAGAGAGGTTCAAAGTGATAAACAACCAGAAGTTCAGGTACTAAatggtgtgtatttcatataaaGAAAAATACAAATAAAGTTAAACAGGgtgaagttcaactacttcacgaaGTGAAAAAAAACAGCAAAACAGAGTGATGTTCAAAAAGACATGCCCGCGAAGTttaactacttcacgcagtgcatttccattcgcgatgaaggcagaaatcatgatcttgtcattttctaatttacttcaaaacaacaggaatatcatttgtgtaagttcaagcCCCCGGTCGGAGgaagttaaaaaaattattgtgagaagggtttgtacaaaaggaaaatcatttgtgtaacactatCGAATGGATGAGgtaaattacaaacgaaaatacgtcacagaagttcaacgtgaaaacagcaggaagttcaactactacactgaatgaatttcaCATGAAAATCTTTTAAAACTGtcacgagtatgaaaaaatgatcaacacgagaaacttgcgtgtttacagcagctttccatcggtatatcacctgctcaattccggtgaatTGGATGGAGAGCTACTTGCAGTGGATGGAGATCTACGAGCAAGAAAAGAACGTgaaaaaacagagtgaagttcaggtacacgcgccgagaagttcaggttcttcacgcagtgcatttttgaagaatctgtttcgcgataaaggaaGAACACATGATCCCGCCgtttttgaaattacttgaaaacggccaggattcagagaaaaccatcaacatcaaaaagtttcgcattttccgtagcttttcagcggtatattatttgccccattccgataaagtttgtagaaattacggcaaaaatatgtttctaaccattttcaaaactgacataaaaccgtaatgaattaggagaaacaatatatacaaaaaaaagtttcgcatttcttcaagctttccaacgccatatcatttgctgcatttggacgtacggttaaaaaattagctcgaaaatacgaactcggtgaaACTTGTACCGTTTTTGAAATTACTTTTAAAcccttcaaaattagaaaaaacttttaacataaaaaagtagagcattttcataagctttccaacgccatattatttgcctcaattggattagccgtttagaaatggcgtcaaaaatacgaacttgggtgttcggtttgtgaaattttacgattttctgaattactctttaaccgtagggaattatagaaaactttcaacatgtggaaggagcaattttgcagcagctttccaacgccatattacttgcctcattccgataaacggtttaaaaatgcggtcgaaaatacgattcacgtttttttgtgaagaaaaaacggttttcaaaactgctcttaaaccgcttacattttgccaaaaatttaacttgggtcatgaaaCTGATGTTcatagctatccaacggtatatcgcaagccccatttggacaccttttagctgaagttcaacttttgcataacgtgtacaatacgtagtatcgtaaaataccagcaaacaaaaaagaattaaatggaaaacacaaaattaatgggaaataaaaaataaaaccaaaacgaCCCCAAACATTTAGTGCCGGTTGGTGTtgccaaccggtactaatgtcctacacGCACCCGggcctggctcgtgccacgtggtggcactttagcgccggttcgtgatgaaccggtactaaagggggggacctttagtcccaCTCTTTAGTGTCGGTtctggaaccggcactaaaggcccttacgaaccggcgctaaagccCAGTTCCGCACTAGTGTACCGATGTGGTCCTTTGTATGTTCCGCTAATGTTTGTTGTGTACATTCTAGTGCTGCTAAGGTCAAGTGTGTGATCATTGTACTTTTTTATCCTGTTGATGACATGGAGTACACCTCTGTACTTTCCCTTGCCATAACGGAAAAAAGGGATGTCTAGCCTACCGGGACAATATCATGTGCTATCATGCTACCATTTTTCCAAAAACACATTTAAATGTTTCAAAAAATTCGAAAAAAGCGTGAGTGTTCACAAGCAATGGATCTATAAATTGTAAAAATATTCAAATCAAAATTCAAAAGACAATGAGAAACAACAAAAATAAATTCAACATGAATAGTGTCACAAAAAGGCAAAAGGCAAAATGACACCATTCAGTTGTGTGTGTTTTGACCGTTAGATCTCACATCCACAGTTGAACTCGGCCTGCAGCACATGAGCTTTGTAGCTCCCGTAGCACCTGATATTCTCCCTAGCTTCCTTAGTGTCCCTTCATATTAGTAAATTTGTATATTTTAAACTTTGTCACAACAATACAACTTCTTGGTAACAAACTAAGATTTCGTTTGTTATGCTTGAATTTTACTATGCTCATGCTCCAAAGGAAGGCACTCTCACTCTATCCTTCTTGGTTTGAGTAAATTGCTCAAACCACCGTATTTGTGGCTAGGCTAATGGTTGCCACTGTTTTTGTCAAAAAATCTCAATAAACCACCACTTTCGTGGCAAGTGAGTAACAAATCACACTAATTCGGAACTGAGTTGCGTCTAACAGCGGAACTGACCTGTTGGCCCCACATGTCAGGCTGGTCTGGAATGCCTACATGGACAATATGCTAAGGTGGAAGATGGCCCCACTAGTTATCCCCTCATCTCTTTTCatgttttttcttctttttccaCAGTCATGATAGTCACTTATGTCGTGCCTCCTCCGTCGACCTTCAATGTCCGCCGCCCGTGCGGTGGAGCACACGCTCGGCCAAGCTCCTGCCGCTTCCCCTGTTGGCCGAGCGTCAGCCACGACGGTTCCTATGCTGCCCTATCCGCCCTTCCCAAGCTTGCAACTATGGATGTGCCCATGCTCCCGAAGGATGTAGGGAAGGCTGGTTGGAGGCTCGATGGTCACGGCGGCTGGAGGCGACGGCATTGCTGCCGCAGGTCGACACGACGGTGGGCTGGACGAGCGGGAGCTCCATAGTATCGGGCGGCCCGACTAGGAGCAAGTGGCGGCGGCGTTGCAAGGTGGGTTTGCCAGCGGGCACAGGGCGATGGCGCTGCAAGGCGGACTTTCCGGCGGCACGGCATTATGGCGCTGGAAGATGGGATTGCGGGGGGTCATGCGAGCCGCGGCGCGACGATGGGTGAGAAAGGAGCTGAGAGGTGGGCTCCCGTCCACCTCAGCGCACAGTCCATGTGTACCTACCATATCACCCTGATGTGTTGGCCATATTATTCAGTCCCCCTGTTTTAGATCGCGGCTCGGTTCGGAATTAGTGTGATTTGTTTACTCACTTGCCGCATAAGCGGTGATCTTTTATGATTTTTGACACAAACAATGACAATCCGTTACCCTTGGTTTTGAGCAATGTAATCTCCTAGTTTCATCTACATAGTAACGGTTCGCATCAACTATACGTGGCCAACCGCTTGGAGTGGGTTGTTACCTGTCTCAAAAACAATTCAACGACTTAAGTACTTTGCCAAATTTAAGTACGATGCTAAGCAATTATCGAAGAGAAGAAAACGAAGCAAGATTTAGTGTTTGTGAAGTGAGTAAGCAAAACGCTAGATCCGAGAAAAATATCACACATTCCCACGTCATTGGCAGAGCACACATCCGTAATCTGTTTGTTTCGCTTTTTTTTCTGTACGTCTCTCTCACACGACTCATGGCTGAGTCAGACGAATGAGGAGATGATTCATCATGGCTTTGGCGCGTTGGTTGGTGTGGTGTGTCGACATACGAGATACGACCAATGATGTGCGCCGTCACCGCTTTGTAGCCCGTGACTCGGCGAGTACGGCCTCTTTTTGGTTGTTGGAAGCAAGGCCAATACTCCACACTCTGTAGCCAAGGTTTGTTGTGGTCGGCAGTCGCCCGCGAGTGCTTCCAAGAGATACTCTCAAGTTTCACTCCCCAGCTGAAGGTAGATGTCGATCTCCTCCCGATGTTTGCACACCCCGATGATTACGTCCGATGCGTCAGTGTTATACTCGGTAAAAGGTGTGCCCCAGGAGGAGACCTGCCTGCCTCGACGCCAGGAAAGACCGGTGTACTACGAGGTGAGTGCCAATGGAATCTTTGAGTTGATCCCTTCAACGCTCAACGGCAACACCAGCTGCAAGCCTGGTATGATCCCCGAGCTAGCTAAACAAACCTGGCTGGCAACCTACTTGGCTAGTTAAACAGCTGAATAATCTCGTATTTTTTTATCTAGCTGCATCCTTGAGCTTGAAGTTTTAAAGGCTGCAAATGGCTGCACGCGCAAACAAGATCAAGATTGCCCTCCCGTACGGCACTTAATTGCTGCTCTGTATTTTCTTTTCTTCATCTTGTGTCTGAGAAAAATATCACGTAGGCTAACCATGTGGGGTACCTGTCTCGTATGTTGGCAAAAGGCCTGGCGCGCTAACAATCAGCACTAAGCATTAGCGCTATTTTAAGCAAAGCTCTGCCTAATCTTATACTCACACAAGTACAGCCGGAATATATTTCAAGTATTTTTGAGAGTTTTCAAATACGGCTACATTTCTGGCCTTCACAAAATATCACAACCTACATTATTCAGGACCTGGTCAACCTCGCCCGGACATAGCACGATCGCCGTCGTTTTCCTGAGACCTCCACTCCTTTCTTCACACAACTCGCTCGCTCTCCTCGCAGCACCAAAAGCAGCAAGCAACCAAGCTCACCACCAAAATCTCTGCTCAGCATTTTGCTCGAAAGCCACCTACACACACATACCAATATACCATGGTGCCATCAGTGGCCTGCTCCTTCTTCTTCGACGACGAGCTGCTCGGCGAGCCCGGCATGCCGGCGATGGACGCGTGCGCGCTCTGCGCCAAGCCGCTGTCGCGCGACCACGACGTCTTCATGTACAGAGGGGACACGCCCTACTGCAGCGAGGAGTGCCGCCACGAGCAGATGCACCTCGACGCCGTCTGCGCCAAGCAGGCCGCGCGGAGGCAGCAGCGGTTCTCGGCGGAGACGGAGTCCCACCGTGGGCAGCGGCAGTCCAGGAAGGTGTCGGTCGCAAGCTAACCGGCTGGCCGTTGAAAGTTTTGCTTGGATCGACAAGATCTAAATTCAGAAGAATACAAGACCTGTTCCTTCAAAAAAGAATACAGCGTCTGTATTCGGAAGAATCGTCGTCGTCTCCGTCTCTCGGCCGGTGCTGTAGCCTGGTCCGGTGGAGGCACCAGAGACGACTTGGCGCCGCCTATCGGAGGCAAGGTAGCGCAGCAGCATCAGGCGGCATGAAGCATGTGTCCATGGCAAGCTAATTAGGCTGCCCAGATGGGAGGAAATTGTATACTTTGTTCTCGGTCGAAAACAGAAAAGTAATCGCCATGGATCTGATGAGAGCAATCAAACATGATTAACATTTTGTTTTGACTTCTACTCCCTCGCTTGTTTAGTTT contains:
- the LOC125534061 gene encoding FCS-Like Zinc finger 2-like, with amino-acid sequence MVPSVACSFFFDDELLGEPGMPAMDACALCAKPLSRDHDVFMYRGDTPYCSEECRHEQMHLDAVCAKQAARRQQRFSAETESHRGQRQSRKVSVAS